One genomic segment of Stigmatopora argus isolate UIUO_Sarg chromosome 1, RoL_Sarg_1.0, whole genome shotgun sequence includes these proteins:
- the tns1a gene encoding tensin-1 isoform X3, translated as MPALSLSLPSALAGRAKTWVCLSCMLWPDDLEGVHTHSFKLKPFKKAKSCDICKQAITKEGLICKACQLSCHKKCEVKVTTACQTSTNYELPPTPQLPLKLVDTPGSARSCKSAEIKRKQSRSQSMVQGMEETYEVDLVYITERIISFSFPATAEERNYIAHLKEVAAMLRSKHGDHYLVLNLSELRNDLATLNPKVLEFGWPDHHAPPLDKICSMCKAIDTWLNGDPHNVVVLHNKGNRGRTGVVVAAYMHYSSISASADQALDRFAMRRFYEDKALPVGQPSQRRYVQYFNGLLSGHIKINNKPLFLHHVIMHGIPNFESKGGCRPFLKIYQAMQPVYTSGIYNVQGDGNTSICITIEPGLLLKGDILLKCYHKRYRNSTRDVVFRVQFHTCAIHDLGVVFGKRELDETFKDDRFPEYGKVEFVFSYAPQKIKGLSHLENGPSVCVDYNTQDPLIRWDSYENFIHRCDGAADDQHDVFHSQGPLDGSLYAQVRKKDSLEGVVTINGIPVRGDPLTATENQLQHPNHPLQPTEHTLPVTGHASLPAVDHTLSVSSDSGNSTASVKTDRTEEHSQSLHGGSSHSNPAAIHQTLSPQEKRELDQLLSGLEAPVHQRQVYLSTSTSPGGGVRHLVPAQVHVNGGHTRLSGAPTAGERETDILDDELPNSQEGNSVESLGTLSSLEGQATPANLYYQSQAPASIQNDSPYLESGTFNNKLSEMPVHGLQTATAMQECSASVSPLGEYNHFQNVSGMYRSQSFGNPPTSSPESNPKLMPRAPERSTSSREAVQRGLSAWHQYSLPDDPFGPPLQSTHSLPHFPSSASQRDIEQSIEALNMLMLDLDPINSHMSKSQSAPPGEHSLNSSPVPFSQTLTRPSYQADSAIHGYSTSGSFNSNFHQPPRATGRTFPNQSPLLESPVHCPKKISSTLQHQNTTPTHTPEPYIHARHQFSTDPSSNGHPPLKPVNSYMVGTASHSPDLQASSPYTGYSESSSPLPSLTPQPKETSSSSLTREQDAEESALNLEGLVAHRIAGVHSRGMTPEVSKETGRRRTTSEGHYQSAQDNRHDAPSPDFSNSLPNNPRRKLREGIVHTYREAFEDNDIARSPPGWMPPAEVKPNQRFASDNRGFVEFRTQQFSGPLTSSSPVHSPEGRHGSLDHSPAPFYPHTHTSPDGSQVNIMGVHTIPGSPNTLHRTVATNTPPSPALQRRLGQASPSPVRYTPPASGGRDSMPASPLIGRNPKTSSVNVPPASPLMARRVAGGGHSTPDELGATSRQAQPPSTPAFPVSPQLPVNRHVGSGDTERMDGKNLAAEAGGSNLTGTYPDTSKSIYDGYPDIKMNVKFVQDTSKFWYKPDISRDQAINVLKDREPGAFVIRDSHSFRGAYGLALKVACPPPTVQQNKKVADLTNELVRHFLIETSPKGVRLKGCPNEPYFGCLSALVYQHSMTPLALPCKLMIPTKDPNEEALELATPTDPVVELLKQGTVQKVPEECHASNVLYINSVDMESLTGPQAIAKAISQTLETNPLPTATVVNCKVSPQGIMLTDSHRKIFFRRHYPLSTITYCDTDPQDRRWGQESGSSLRLFGFVARKQGSTTDNVCHLFAELEPDQPASTIVSFVSKMMRR; from the exons GGGTCAGCCAGGTCCTGTAAGAGTGCCGAAATAAAGAGAAAGCAGTCACG GAGTCAAAGTATGGTTCAAGGCATGGAGGAAACCTACGAAGTGGACCTGGTCTACATCACAGAGAGGATCATATCCTTCTCTTTCCCTGCCACTGCCGAGGAGCGCAACTACATCGCTCATCTCAAGGAGGTGGCGGCCATGCTCCGCTCAAAACACGGGGACCACTACCTG GTCCTCAACCTGAGTGAACTGAGGAATGACCTAGCAACATTAAACCCCAAG GTGCTGGAATTTGGATGGCCAGACCACCACGCACCCCCACTGGACAAGATCTGCAGCATGTGCAAGGCCATCGACACGTGGCTCAATGGCGACCCACACAATGTTGTGGTGCTTCACAACAAA GGTAACCGAGGTCGGACAGGGGTGGTGGTGGCTGCCTACATGCATTACAGCAGCATATCTGCAAG TGCTGACCAGGCACTGGACAGGTTTGCTATGAGGCGTTTCTATGAGGACAAAGCACTTCCTGTGGGTCAACCTTCACAAAGAAG GTACGTGCAATATTTTAATGGCCTTTTGTCTGGCCAtataaaaatcaacaacaagccTCTGTTCCTTCATCATGTGATCATGCATGGAATTCCCAACTTTGAGTCCAAAGGAG GCTGCCGTCCATTCCTGAAGATTTACCAGGCCATGCAGCCAGTCTATACATCGGGAATATA CAACGTGCAGGGCGATGGCAACACCAGCATTTGTATCACCATTGAACCCGGCCTTTTGCTAAAAGGTGACATCCTG CTTAAGTGTTACCACAAGCGGTACAGAAACTCCACCAGGGATGTCGTGTTCAGGGTCCAGTTCCACACATGTGCAATCCATGATCTTGGAGTGGTGTTTGGAAAGCGTGAATTGGATGAGACATTCAAAG ATGACAGATTCCCTGAATATGGGAAGGTGGAGTTTGTGTTTTCGTATGCTCCACAGAAAATTAAAG GACTAAGCCATCTGGAGAACGGGCCTAGCGTCTGTGTGGATTACAACACCCAAGATCCTTTGATCCGTTGGGACTCATATGAAAACTTCATCCACCGCTGTGATGGAGCTGCTGATGACCAGCATG ATGTTTTTCACAGTCAAGGTCCACTTGATGGAAGTCTGTATGCCCAGGTCCGAAAGAAAGACTCTTTGGAGGGAGTggtcaccatcaatggcatccCAGTTCGTGGTGACCCTTTGACTGCAACTGAGAACCAATTGCAACACCCGAATCACCCACTTCAGCCAACAGAACATACACTCCCTGTTACTGGCCATGCCTCTCTTCCCGCTGTCGACCACACTCTATCTGTGAGCAGTGACTCTGGAAACTCCACTGCTTCCGTAAAGACCGACCGCACAGAGGAACACAGTCAGTCTCTGCATGGGGGCTCAAGTCACAGCAACCCTGCAGCAATCCACCAGACCCTCAGCCCCCAAGAGAAGAGAGAACTTGATCAGCTTCTGAGTGGACTTGAGGCACCTGTTCACCAACGGCAAGTCTATTTGTCCACATCAACAAGTCCAGGAGGGGGTGTCCGGCACCTTGTCCCTGCTCAGGTGCATGTCAACGGGGGCCACACCCGGCTAAGTGGTGCCCCTACCGCAGGGGAACGTGAGACAGATATTCTTGATGACGAGCTTCCCAATAGCCAAGAGGGCAACAGTGTAGAAAGTTTGGGCACGCTTTCATCCCTAGAGGGCCAGGCAACACCAGCTAACCTCTACTATCAGTCACAAGCCCCTGCCAGCATTCAAAACGACAGCCCCTACCTTGAAAGTGGTACTTTCAACAACAAGTTGAGTGAAATGCCTGTGCACGGATTGCAAACCGCCACTGCAATGCAGGAGTGCAGTGCCTCTGTGTCACCATTGGGGGAATATAACCACTTCCAGAATGTGAGTGGAATGTACCGCTCACAGTCCTTTGGGAACCCGCCTACCAGCAGTCCTGAATCCAACCCTAAACTAATGCCCAGGGCACCTGAGAGGAGTACCAGTAGTCGAGAAGCTGTTCAAAGGGGTCTCAGTGCATGGCACCAGTACAGCCTCCCAGATGATCCTTTTGGCCCACCACTCCAATCCACCCATAGCTTGCCACATTTTCCCTCCTCAGCTTCTCAAAGGGACATTGAGCAGTCCATTGAAGCCCTGAATATGCTCATGCTTGACCTGGACCCGATCAACTCCCACATGTCCAAGTCACAGAGTGCTCCACCAGGGGAACATAGCCTCAATTCTTCACCAGTGCCCTTCTCCCAGACACTCACGAGGCCATCGTACCAAGCCGACTCGGCCATTCATGGTTACAGCACATCCGGGTCATTCAACAGCAACTTTCATCAGCCACCACGTGCAACTGGGAGAACTTTTCCCAACCAGAGCCCTCTTTTGGAGTCTCCGGTACACTGTCCTAAAAAGATTAGCTCCACTTTGCAACACCAAAACACCACCCCAACTCACACACCTGAGCCATATATACACGCACGTCACCAGTTCTCCACAGACCCCTCTTCAAATGGTCATCCACCGTTGAAGCCCGTGAACTCATACATGGTTGGCACGGCTTCCCACTCTCCAGATCTTCAGGCCTCGTCTCCCTACACAGGGTACAGTGAGTCCTCCTCTCCACTCCCATCCCTCACCCCTCAACCTAAGGagacctcctcttcctctttgacGCGAGAGCAAGATGCTGAGGAATCAGCATTGAATCTAGAAGGCTTGGTGGCTCACCGCATTGCTG GTGTACACTCCAGAGGGATGACCCCGGAGGTGAGCAAGGAGACTGGTCGGCGTAGGACCACCAGTGAGGGTCACTACCAGAGCGCTCAAGACAACAGGCATGATGCCCCTTCACCAGATTTCAGCAACAGTCTGCCCAACAACCCTAGAAGGAAACTCAGAGag GGTATCGTTCACACGTACCGGGAGGCATTTGAGGACAATGATATTG CTCGCTCCCCGCCAGGTTGGATGCCGCCAGCGGAGGTGAAGCCTAATCAAAGATTTGCATCAG ATAATCGTGGATTTGTGGAATTTAGAACACAACAATTCAGTGGTCCTCTCACCTCCAGCAGTCCTGTTCACAGCCCCGAAGG GAGACATGGGTCTTTGGATCACAGCCCAGCACCCTTTTACCCGCACACGCACACGTCCCCAGATGGCTCTCAAGTGAACATCATGGGTGTCCACACTATCCCTGGTAGCCCTAACACCCTACACCGCACAGTTGCCACCAATACTCCCCCAAGCCCTGCTCTCCAAAGGCGCCTGGGACAAGCCAGTCCCTCACCAGTCAGGTACACACCTCCAGCCAGCGGGGGCAGGGACAGCATGCCCGCCAGCCCCTTGATTGGCCGAAATCCCAAGACCAGCAGTGTTAATGTGCCACCTGCCAGCCCCCTGATGGCACGGCGAGTTGCAGGGGGCGGCCACAGTACCCCCGATGAGCTGGGAGCCACATCTCGTCAGGCACAGCCACCTTCCACGCCCGCCTTCCCCGTCTCCCCCCAGCTGCCAGTTAACAGGCATGTGGGCAGTGGGGACACAGAACGGATGGATGGCAAGAATCTGGCAGCTGAGGCTGGAGGCTCAAACTTGACTGGGACTTACCCAGACACCTCCAAGTCCATCTATG ATGGTTATCcagacattaaaatgaatgtcaaGTTTGTCCAAGACACTTCCAAGTTCTGGTATAAGCCCGACATCTCACGAGATCAAG CCATTAATGTGTTGAAGGACAGGGAGCCCGGTGCCTTTGTCATCAGGGACAGCCACTCCTTCCGAGGGGCTTATGGTCTTGCCTTGAAAGTAGCATGCCCACCTCCAACAgtacagcaaaacaaaaaag TTGCCGATCTGACCAACGAGCTGGTAAGACATTTCCTGATTGAAACAAGCCCCAAAGGTGTCCGCCTGAAGGGCTGTCCCAACGAACCGTACTTTG GTTGTCTCTCCGCACTGGTATACCAGCACTCCATGACACCTTTGGCCCTGCCCTGCAAGCTAATGATCCCCACCAAAG ACCCAAATGAAGAGGCTCTAGAGCTGGCCACACCCACTGACCCTGTAGTGGAGCTTCTGAAGCAAGGAACAG TTCAGAAAGTTCCGGAGGAGTGTCATG CGTCCAACGTGCTCTACATTAACTCTGTGGACATGGAGTCGTTGACTGGCCCACAAGCCATTGCCAAGGCCATCAGTCAGACACTGGAGACTAATCCTTTACCCACCGCCACTGTGGTAAACTGTAAAGTGTCCCCACAGGGCATCATGCTAACAGACAGTCACCGGAA GATTTTTTTCAGGCGGCATTATCCACTAAGCACCATAACCTACTGTGACACTGATCCCCAGGACAGAAG GTGGGGCCAAGAAAGTGGTAGCTCACTTAG gcTATTTGGCTTTGTGGCGAGGAAACAAGGAAGCACAACGGACAATGTCTGCCACCTGTTTGCTGAGCTGGAACCCGACCAGCCAGCATCAACTATAGTCAGCTTTGTCTCCAAAATGATGAGGCGGTGA
- the tns1a gene encoding tensin-1 isoform X1 has translation MARLNWCLAAVISWGKFLFACFFPLRGFKQDKPDDLEGVHTHSFKLKPFKKAKSCDICKQAITKEGLICKACQLSCHKKCEVKVTTACQTSTNYELPPTPQLPLKLVDTPGSARSCKSAEIKRKQSRSQSMVQGMEETYEVDLVYITERIISFSFPATAEERNYIAHLKEVAAMLRSKHGDHYLVLNLSELRNDLATLNPKVLEFGWPDHHAPPLDKICSMCKAIDTWLNGDPHNVVVLHNKGNRGRTGVVVAAYMHYSSISASADQALDRFAMRRFYEDKALPVGQPSQRRYVQYFNGLLSGHIKINNKPLFLHHVIMHGIPNFESKGGCRPFLKIYQAMQPVYTSGIYNVQGDGNTSICITIEPGLLLKGDILLKCYHKRYRNSTRDVVFRVQFHTCAIHDLGVVFGKRELDETFKDDRFPEYGKVEFVFSYAPQKIKGLSHLENGPSVCVDYNTQDPLIRWDSYENFIHRCDGAADDQHDVFHSQGPLDGSLYAQVRKKDSLEGVVTINGIPVRGDPLTATENQLQHPNHPLQPTEHTLPVTGHASLPAVDHTLSVSSDSGNSTASVKTDRTEEHSQSLHGGSSHSNPAAIHQTLSPQEKRELDQLLSGLEAPVHQRQVYLSTSTSPGGGVRHLVPAQVHVNGGHTRLSGAPTAGERETDILDDELPNSQEGNSVESLGTLSSLEGQATPANLYYQSQAPASIQNDSPYLESGTFNNKLSEMPVHGLQTATAMQECSASVSPLGEYNHFQNVSGMYRSQSFGNPPTSSPESNPKLMPRAPERSTSSREAVQRGLSAWHQYSLPDDPFGPPLQSTHSLPHFPSSASQRDIEQSIEALNMLMLDLDPINSHMSKSQSAPPGEHSLNSSPVPFSQTLTRPSYQADSAIHGYSTSGSFNSNFHQPPRATGRTFPNQSPLLESPVHCPKKISSTLQHQNTTPTHTPEPYIHARHQFSTDPSSNGHPPLKPVNSYMVGTASHSPDLQASSPYTGYSESSSPLPSLTPQPKETSSSSLTREQDAEESALNLEGLVAHRIAGVHSRGMTPEVSKETGRRRTTSEGHYQSAQDNRHDAPSPDFSNSLPNNPRRKLREGIVHTYREAFEDNDIARSPPGWMPPAEVKPNQRFASDNRGFVEFRTQQFSGPLTSSSPVHSPEGRHGSLDHSPAPFYPHTHTSPDGSQVNIMGVHTIPGSPNTLHRTVATNTPPSPALQRRLGQASPSPVRYTPPASGGRDSMPASPLIGRNPKTSSVNVPPASPLMARRVAGGGHSTPDELGATSRQAQPPSTPAFPVSPQLPVNRHVGSGDTERMDGKNLAAEAGGSNLTGTYPDTSKSIYDGYPDIKMNVKFVQDTSKFWYKPDISRDQAINVLKDREPGAFVIRDSHSFRGAYGLALKVACPPPTVQQNKKVADLTNELVRHFLIETSPKGVRLKGCPNEPYFGCLSALVYQHSMTPLALPCKLMIPTKDPNEEALELATPTDPVVELLKQGTVQKVPEECHASNVLYINSVDMESLTGPQAIAKAISQTLETNPLPTATVVNCKVSPQGIMLTDSHRKIFFRRHYPLSTITYCDTDPQDRRWGQESGSSLRLFGFVARKQGSTTDNVCHLFAELEPDQPASTIVSFVSKMMRR, from the exons GGGTCAGCCAGGTCCTGTAAGAGTGCCGAAATAAAGAGAAAGCAGTCACG GAGTCAAAGTATGGTTCAAGGCATGGAGGAAACCTACGAAGTGGACCTGGTCTACATCACAGAGAGGATCATATCCTTCTCTTTCCCTGCCACTGCCGAGGAGCGCAACTACATCGCTCATCTCAAGGAGGTGGCGGCCATGCTCCGCTCAAAACACGGGGACCACTACCTG GTCCTCAACCTGAGTGAACTGAGGAATGACCTAGCAACATTAAACCCCAAG GTGCTGGAATTTGGATGGCCAGACCACCACGCACCCCCACTGGACAAGATCTGCAGCATGTGCAAGGCCATCGACACGTGGCTCAATGGCGACCCACACAATGTTGTGGTGCTTCACAACAAA GGTAACCGAGGTCGGACAGGGGTGGTGGTGGCTGCCTACATGCATTACAGCAGCATATCTGCAAG TGCTGACCAGGCACTGGACAGGTTTGCTATGAGGCGTTTCTATGAGGACAAAGCACTTCCTGTGGGTCAACCTTCACAAAGAAG GTACGTGCAATATTTTAATGGCCTTTTGTCTGGCCAtataaaaatcaacaacaagccTCTGTTCCTTCATCATGTGATCATGCATGGAATTCCCAACTTTGAGTCCAAAGGAG GCTGCCGTCCATTCCTGAAGATTTACCAGGCCATGCAGCCAGTCTATACATCGGGAATATA CAACGTGCAGGGCGATGGCAACACCAGCATTTGTATCACCATTGAACCCGGCCTTTTGCTAAAAGGTGACATCCTG CTTAAGTGTTACCACAAGCGGTACAGAAACTCCACCAGGGATGTCGTGTTCAGGGTCCAGTTCCACACATGTGCAATCCATGATCTTGGAGTGGTGTTTGGAAAGCGTGAATTGGATGAGACATTCAAAG ATGACAGATTCCCTGAATATGGGAAGGTGGAGTTTGTGTTTTCGTATGCTCCACAGAAAATTAAAG GACTAAGCCATCTGGAGAACGGGCCTAGCGTCTGTGTGGATTACAACACCCAAGATCCTTTGATCCGTTGGGACTCATATGAAAACTTCATCCACCGCTGTGATGGAGCTGCTGATGACCAGCATG ATGTTTTTCACAGTCAAGGTCCACTTGATGGAAGTCTGTATGCCCAGGTCCGAAAGAAAGACTCTTTGGAGGGAGTggtcaccatcaatggcatccCAGTTCGTGGTGACCCTTTGACTGCAACTGAGAACCAATTGCAACACCCGAATCACCCACTTCAGCCAACAGAACATACACTCCCTGTTACTGGCCATGCCTCTCTTCCCGCTGTCGACCACACTCTATCTGTGAGCAGTGACTCTGGAAACTCCACTGCTTCCGTAAAGACCGACCGCACAGAGGAACACAGTCAGTCTCTGCATGGGGGCTCAAGTCACAGCAACCCTGCAGCAATCCACCAGACCCTCAGCCCCCAAGAGAAGAGAGAACTTGATCAGCTTCTGAGTGGACTTGAGGCACCTGTTCACCAACGGCAAGTCTATTTGTCCACATCAACAAGTCCAGGAGGGGGTGTCCGGCACCTTGTCCCTGCTCAGGTGCATGTCAACGGGGGCCACACCCGGCTAAGTGGTGCCCCTACCGCAGGGGAACGTGAGACAGATATTCTTGATGACGAGCTTCCCAATAGCCAAGAGGGCAACAGTGTAGAAAGTTTGGGCACGCTTTCATCCCTAGAGGGCCAGGCAACACCAGCTAACCTCTACTATCAGTCACAAGCCCCTGCCAGCATTCAAAACGACAGCCCCTACCTTGAAAGTGGTACTTTCAACAACAAGTTGAGTGAAATGCCTGTGCACGGATTGCAAACCGCCACTGCAATGCAGGAGTGCAGTGCCTCTGTGTCACCATTGGGGGAATATAACCACTTCCAGAATGTGAGTGGAATGTACCGCTCACAGTCCTTTGGGAACCCGCCTACCAGCAGTCCTGAATCCAACCCTAAACTAATGCCCAGGGCACCTGAGAGGAGTACCAGTAGTCGAGAAGCTGTTCAAAGGGGTCTCAGTGCATGGCACCAGTACAGCCTCCCAGATGATCCTTTTGGCCCACCACTCCAATCCACCCATAGCTTGCCACATTTTCCCTCCTCAGCTTCTCAAAGGGACATTGAGCAGTCCATTGAAGCCCTGAATATGCTCATGCTTGACCTGGACCCGATCAACTCCCACATGTCCAAGTCACAGAGTGCTCCACCAGGGGAACATAGCCTCAATTCTTCACCAGTGCCCTTCTCCCAGACACTCACGAGGCCATCGTACCAAGCCGACTCGGCCATTCATGGTTACAGCACATCCGGGTCATTCAACAGCAACTTTCATCAGCCACCACGTGCAACTGGGAGAACTTTTCCCAACCAGAGCCCTCTTTTGGAGTCTCCGGTACACTGTCCTAAAAAGATTAGCTCCACTTTGCAACACCAAAACACCACCCCAACTCACACACCTGAGCCATATATACACGCACGTCACCAGTTCTCCACAGACCCCTCTTCAAATGGTCATCCACCGTTGAAGCCCGTGAACTCATACATGGTTGGCACGGCTTCCCACTCTCCAGATCTTCAGGCCTCGTCTCCCTACACAGGGTACAGTGAGTCCTCCTCTCCACTCCCATCCCTCACCCCTCAACCTAAGGagacctcctcttcctctttgacGCGAGAGCAAGATGCTGAGGAATCAGCATTGAATCTAGAAGGCTTGGTGGCTCACCGCATTGCTG GTGTACACTCCAGAGGGATGACCCCGGAGGTGAGCAAGGAGACTGGTCGGCGTAGGACCACCAGTGAGGGTCACTACCAGAGCGCTCAAGACAACAGGCATGATGCCCCTTCACCAGATTTCAGCAACAGTCTGCCCAACAACCCTAGAAGGAAACTCAGAGag GGTATCGTTCACACGTACCGGGAGGCATTTGAGGACAATGATATTG CTCGCTCCCCGCCAGGTTGGATGCCGCCAGCGGAGGTGAAGCCTAATCAAAGATTTGCATCAG ATAATCGTGGATTTGTGGAATTTAGAACACAACAATTCAGTGGTCCTCTCACCTCCAGCAGTCCTGTTCACAGCCCCGAAGG GAGACATGGGTCTTTGGATCACAGCCCAGCACCCTTTTACCCGCACACGCACACGTCCCCAGATGGCTCTCAAGTGAACATCATGGGTGTCCACACTATCCCTGGTAGCCCTAACACCCTACACCGCACAGTTGCCACCAATACTCCCCCAAGCCCTGCTCTCCAAAGGCGCCTGGGACAAGCCAGTCCCTCACCAGTCAGGTACACACCTCCAGCCAGCGGGGGCAGGGACAGCATGCCCGCCAGCCCCTTGATTGGCCGAAATCCCAAGACCAGCAGTGTTAATGTGCCACCTGCCAGCCCCCTGATGGCACGGCGAGTTGCAGGGGGCGGCCACAGTACCCCCGATGAGCTGGGAGCCACATCTCGTCAGGCACAGCCACCTTCCACGCCCGCCTTCCCCGTCTCCCCCCAGCTGCCAGTTAACAGGCATGTGGGCAGTGGGGACACAGAACGGATGGATGGCAAGAATCTGGCAGCTGAGGCTGGAGGCTCAAACTTGACTGGGACTTACCCAGACACCTCCAAGTCCATCTATG ATGGTTATCcagacattaaaatgaatgtcaaGTTTGTCCAAGACACTTCCAAGTTCTGGTATAAGCCCGACATCTCACGAGATCAAG CCATTAATGTGTTGAAGGACAGGGAGCCCGGTGCCTTTGTCATCAGGGACAGCCACTCCTTCCGAGGGGCTTATGGTCTTGCCTTGAAAGTAGCATGCCCACCTCCAACAgtacagcaaaacaaaaaag TTGCCGATCTGACCAACGAGCTGGTAAGACATTTCCTGATTGAAACAAGCCCCAAAGGTGTCCGCCTGAAGGGCTGTCCCAACGAACCGTACTTTG GTTGTCTCTCCGCACTGGTATACCAGCACTCCATGACACCTTTGGCCCTGCCCTGCAAGCTAATGATCCCCACCAAAG ACCCAAATGAAGAGGCTCTAGAGCTGGCCACACCCACTGACCCTGTAGTGGAGCTTCTGAAGCAAGGAACAG TTCAGAAAGTTCCGGAGGAGTGTCATG CGTCCAACGTGCTCTACATTAACTCTGTGGACATGGAGTCGTTGACTGGCCCACAAGCCATTGCCAAGGCCATCAGTCAGACACTGGAGACTAATCCTTTACCCACCGCCACTGTGGTAAACTGTAAAGTGTCCCCACAGGGCATCATGCTAACAGACAGTCACCGGAA GATTTTTTTCAGGCGGCATTATCCACTAAGCACCATAACCTACTGTGACACTGATCCCCAGGACAGAAG GTGGGGCCAAGAAAGTGGTAGCTCACTTAG gcTATTTGGCTTTGTGGCGAGGAAACAAGGAAGCACAACGGACAATGTCTGCCACCTGTTTGCTGAGCTGGAACCCGACCAGCCAGCATCAACTATAGTCAGCTTTGTCTCCAAAATGATGAGGCGGTGA